One part of the Bacillota bacterium genome encodes these proteins:
- a CDS encoding ABC transporter ATP-binding protein: MMQGHGPGRFGAMDREEGLSLSTVNKAAVARLWKYVRPHRNGVLVAALLVVIGTLASLAGPYLTKVGIDGFIARGDLRGLGLVAALMLVIAGVGWFAGYRQGRLMTEIGQDVVYRLRRDLFHHLHDLSISFYDNTQVGRVMSRVMGDIDSLDHLISGGLTSTISDVLTIAGIAAAMLAMNWRLALVALTTVPMLVLLVTVFQGAMSRALHEQRRRAADVNANIQESISGVRVAQAFGREEFNEQQFDQVNAGVMRAGLRAATLFYLFFPVVELIGALGVAGVIWIAGIRSGRGDITVGLVVAFVNYVTRFFMPIREISQVYNMFLSAAVSAQRVFELLDARPQVVDAPDAVELPDPRAEVAQAAGGNTAGMLVPGAHVVFEDVTFQYEAGNPVLSHVNLEAQPGQVVAIAGATGAGKTTIINLLTRFYDPVSGRILADGLDLKRVKQSSLRRQMGIVPQDGFLFSASVGENIAFGRPGATVGEIEAAARAVGLLDFIRELPDGFDTQVMERGVRFSPGQRQLVALARALLADPRILILDEATSSVDPVTDAMIQKAMRAVFRGRTSVVIAHRLTTIMDADVIYVIDSGAVAEKGTHQALLQKDGVYRRLWARQVEGATG; the protein is encoded by the coding sequence GTGATGCAGGGACACGGCCCCGGCCGTTTCGGCGCGATGGACCGCGAGGAAGGGCTATCTCTCTCGACTGTCAACAAGGCGGCAGTCGCGCGTCTGTGGAAGTACGTCAGGCCTCACCGGAACGGGGTGCTGGTCGCGGCGCTGCTCGTCGTCATAGGCACGCTGGCATCACTCGCCGGACCGTACCTCACGAAGGTGGGCATCGACGGGTTCATAGCGCGGGGCGATCTCAGGGGGCTCGGCCTCGTCGCCGCGCTCATGCTGGTCATAGCCGGAGTGGGCTGGTTCGCGGGTTACCGCCAGGGCCGCCTGATGACGGAAATCGGCCAGGACGTGGTGTACAGGCTACGCCGCGACCTGTTCCACCATCTCCACGATCTGAGCATCAGCTTCTACGACAACACGCAGGTCGGCCGAGTGATGTCCAGGGTGATGGGGGACATCGACTCCCTGGATCACCTGATATCCGGCGGGCTGACTTCGACGATATCGGACGTATTGACCATCGCCGGGATCGCGGCCGCGATGCTGGCGATGAACTGGCGCCTCGCACTGGTGGCGCTCACCACCGTACCAATGCTGGTCCTGCTTGTGACCGTATTCCAGGGCGCGATGAGCCGCGCGCTTCACGAACAGCGGAGGCGCGCCGCCGACGTAAACGCCAACATCCAGGAGAGCATCTCCGGGGTGCGGGTGGCGCAGGCGTTCGGCCGCGAGGAGTTCAACGAGCAACAGTTCGACCAGGTCAACGCCGGTGTGATGAGGGCCGGACTGCGGGCGGCCACGCTCTTCTACCTGTTCTTCCCGGTGGTCGAGCTCATCGGCGCGCTGGGCGTTGCAGGCGTCATCTGGATAGCGGGAATCCGTTCGGGTCGCGGGGACATCACGGTGGGACTCGTGGTCGCATTCGTGAACTACGTGACGCGCTTCTTCATGCCCATCCGTGAGATCAGTCAAGTGTACAACATGTTCCTGTCTGCCGCCGTGTCGGCGCAGAGGGTGTTCGAGCTCCTGGACGCACGGCCGCAGGTCGTGGACGCGCCGGATGCTGTCGAGCTCCCGGACCCACGGGCGGAGGTTGCGCAGGCTGCGGGTGGTAACACCGCCGGTATGCTGGTGCCCGGCGCGCACGTGGTGTTCGAGGACGTCACGTTCCAGTACGAGGCCGGAAACCCCGTGCTCTCCCACGTCAATCTGGAGGCGCAGCCCGGGCAGGTGGTGGCGATCGCCGGCGCAACGGGCGCCGGCAAGACGACGATCATCAACTTGCTGACGCGGTTCTACGACCCCGTGTCGGGCCGGATCCTCGCGGACGGCCTGGATCTCAAGCGCGTCAAGCAGTCGTCACTCAGGAGGCAGATGGGCATCGTACCGCAGGATGGGTTCCTGTTCTCCGCCTCCGTGGGGGAGAACATTGCCTTCGGCCGGCCCGGCGCCACTGTGGGGGAGATCGAGGCGGCGGCGCGCGCGGTTGGGCTCCTCGATTTTATCAGGGAACTCCCGGACGGGTTTGACACGCAGGTGATGGAGCGCGGTGTGAGATTCTCGCCGGGGCAGCGCCAGCTCGTCGCCCTTGCGCGGGCGCTCCTCGCGGACCCGCGGATACTGATCCTGGACGAGGCGACGTCCAGCGTCGATCCCGTGACTGATGCGATGATCCAGAAGGCCATGCGGGCGGTGTTCAGGGGTAGGACGTCGGTCGTCATCGCACACAGGCTGACCACGATCATGGACGCGGACGTGATCTACGTGATCGACTCCGGGGCGGTCGCCGAGAAGGGAACGCACCAGGCGCTGTTGCAGAAGGACGGCGTCTACAGGAGGCTGTGGGCGCGGCAGGTGGAGGGGGCAACCGGATGA
- a CDS encoding ABC transporter ATP-binding protein produces MATKAPTLLRLMRYVAGHWFLATVSLMMVVAVSGLGLVQPLVVRWAIDSAIGQGQVGVAVAGALAIVGVAVLRGVAMFVQRYTMELSAQKVSYRLRGDLYRHLQELSFSFYDRARTGELMSRLTGDVDSIYRFVGMGFIWIGGGVLGFAGGLMAMVYIHPTLAAASLAFMPVLLYTVLRFSGSVRPQFGGIREQQAQMNAVLQESISGVRVVRAFAREEHEIGRFDRENRENYVRQVRLGRTLSYYANYMNFLSAIGPAVTLLVGGSIVLAGKLSLGSLAAMGLYLSQITMPVRMFGFVIAMYQMAMASGKRIFDILDTRSDIVDAPGATPLPPVRGSVRVENVTFEREGKRILDSIDLDVAPGEIVAILGPTGSGKSSLVNLIPRFYDPSSGRVLIDGHDIKKVTVDSLRRQVAVVSQDVFLFSTSIRENISYGRPGAPLADVIEAAKAAQIHDFIVGLPDGYDTVVGERGIGLSGGQKQRVSIARAILMKAPVVILDESLSSVDAETESRIQAAFSRLLKGRTCFIVAQRLSTVRLAHRLLVLNQGRIAEQGTHDDLLAAGGLYASIFQQNLLGETGAGGGAAAGGSDAVAGGGEGGGRP; encoded by the coding sequence ATGGCAACAAAGGCGCCCACGTTGTTGAGACTGATGCGTTACGTGGCCGGACACTGGTTCCTGGCCACGGTTTCATTGATGATGGTCGTGGCCGTGTCGGGCCTCGGCCTCGTCCAGCCACTGGTGGTGCGCTGGGCGATCGACTCCGCCATCGGGCAGGGCCAGGTAGGGGTGGCGGTGGCCGGAGCGCTCGCCATCGTCGGAGTCGCCGTGCTCCGCGGGGTGGCCATGTTCGTCCAGCGGTACACGATGGAGTTGAGCGCCCAAAAGGTATCGTACAGGTTGCGCGGCGACCTGTACCGCCACCTGCAGGAACTCTCTTTCTCCTTCTACGACCGCGCGCGGACGGGGGAACTGATGTCGCGACTCACGGGCGACGTCGACTCCATTTACCGGTTTGTCGGGATGGGGTTCATCTGGATCGGCGGCGGCGTCCTCGGCTTCGCCGGCGGGCTCATGGCGATGGTTTACATCCACCCCACTCTCGCCGCGGCGTCCCTCGCGTTCATGCCGGTGCTGTTGTACACGGTGCTCCGGTTCTCGGGCTCCGTGAGGCCGCAGTTCGGGGGCATAAGGGAACAGCAGGCGCAGATGAACGCCGTATTGCAGGAGAGCATTTCAGGGGTGAGGGTGGTCCGCGCGTTCGCCCGCGAGGAGCACGAGATCGGGAGGTTCGACCGCGAGAACCGCGAGAACTACGTTCGGCAGGTGCGTCTCGGCAGGACCCTCTCCTACTACGCCAACTACATGAACTTTCTCAGCGCGATCGGCCCTGCTGTCACCCTCCTGGTGGGCGGGAGCATCGTGCTTGCCGGCAAGTTGAGCCTCGGTTCGCTCGCCGCCATGGGACTCTACCTGTCGCAGATCACGATGCCCGTCAGGATGTTCGGATTCGTGATCGCGATGTACCAGATGGCGATGGCGTCCGGCAAAAGGATATTCGACATCCTCGACACCCGCTCTGACATAGTGGATGCCCCCGGGGCGACACCACTCCCGCCCGTGAGGGGATCTGTACGGGTGGAGAACGTGACGTTCGAGCGCGAGGGCAAGCGCATCCTCGACTCGATCGACCTCGACGTCGCGCCCGGCGAGATCGTGGCCATTCTCGGCCCGACAGGGTCGGGCAAGTCGTCGCTGGTGAACCTGATTCCCAGGTTCTACGATCCCAGCTCGGGCAGGGTGCTAATCGACGGTCACGACATAAAGAAGGTGACGGTGGACAGCCTGCGCAGGCAGGTTGCCGTCGTCAGCCAGGATGTCTTCCTGTTCTCGACGTCTATCAGAGAGAACATCAGCTACGGCCGGCCCGGCGCGCCCCTCGCGGACGTGATCGAGGCCGCGAAGGCGGCTCAAATTCACGATTTCATCGTAGGATTGCCGGACGGTTACGACACGGTGGTGGGCGAAAGGGGCATCGGACTCTCCGGCGGGCAGAAGCAGCGCGTATCCATTGCGCGCGCCATCCTCATGAAGGCGCCCGTCGTCATCCTCGACGAATCGCTTTCGAGCGTCGACGCCGAGACCGAGTCGCGGATACAGGCCGCCTTCTCGCGACTTCTGAAGGGCCGGACGTGTTTCATAGTGGCGCAGAGGTTATCCACGGTGCGCCTCGCGCACCGGCTCCTCGTGCTGAACCAGGGCAGGATAGCCGAACAGGGCACGCACGACGACCTGCTCGCCGCGGGCGGGCTGTACGCGTCGATATTCCAGCAGAACCTGCTTGGTGAGACCGGCGCGGGTGGCGGTGCGGCGGCCGGCGGCAGTGACGCGGTTGCCGGCGGCGGCGAAGGGGGTGGGCGGCCGTGA
- a CDS encoding aminotransferase class I/II-fold pyridoxal phosphate-dependent enzyme has product MRPRPFGVERWFGKYEFTTGLNIAESCIKPLTVDEIRQITGRDLAAETAGMPLGYTECNGNPALRRAIAALYPGLSEDSVMVTNGAIEANYLAFAAQLEPGDGVIAVYPAYQQLHEIPASLGASIKKWPMRRENGWAPDLDELKELVDDRTRLIVLNFPHNPTGFAPEPEFIRDVCRFAAERGIAVHSDEVYRGLRLDGGEPSPSALEFLPEATVVGSTSKAFGLSGARIGWVVGTPGVVRRCLEHRDYVSICPPVWSEVVAQVVLENRDRVLARNRRLALENSGILEEWAKENVDIIGLVPPLEGVVCFPWLKFPASSEEFCSSLVEAEDVLLVPGSRFDTEGHFRIGFGYATEKLAEGLRRLTRFTRRYAGRG; this is encoded by the coding sequence ATGCGTCCGAGGCCGTTCGGGGTCGAGCGGTGGTTCGGCAAGTACGAATTCACAACGGGGCTGAACATCGCCGAAAGCTGCATCAAGCCACTCACCGTAGATGAGATCAGACAAATCACCGGCCGCGACCTGGCAGCCGAAACGGCAGGTATGCCGCTCGGGTACACCGAGTGCAACGGCAATCCCGCGCTGCGCCGCGCCATAGCGGCGCTATACCCGGGGTTATCCGAGGACTCGGTCATGGTCACCAACGGGGCGATTGAAGCGAACTACCTGGCGTTCGCCGCGCAACTCGAACCCGGGGACGGGGTTATCGCAGTATACCCCGCCTACCAGCAGCTCCACGAGATCCCGGCCTCGCTGGGAGCGAGTATCAAGAAATGGCCGATGCGCAGGGAAAACGGATGGGCGCCGGATCTCGATGAGTTGAAGGAACTCGTTGACGATCGGACGCGTCTCATCGTGTTGAACTTCCCGCACAACCCCACGGGGTTCGCGCCCGAGCCGGAGTTCATCCGGGATGTGTGCCGGTTTGCGGCGGAGCGGGGCATCGCGGTGCACAGTGACGAGGTATACCGTGGCCTGCGGCTGGACGGCGGCGAACCGTCGCCGTCCGCGCTGGAGTTCCTGCCGGAGGCCACCGTTGTCGGGTCTACGTCGAAAGCGTTTGGTCTTTCAGGGGCCAGGATCGGGTGGGTCGTCGGGACCCCCGGGGTCGTGAGGAGGTGTCTCGAACATCGTGACTACGTCTCGATTTGTCCGCCGGTCTGGAGCGAAGTCGTTGCGCAGGTCGTCCTCGAGAATCGAGATCGCGTCCTTGCCAGGAACAGGCGGCTCGCGCTGGAGAACTCCGGGATCCTCGAGGAGTGGGCGAAGGAAAACGTGGATATCATCGGGCTCGTGCCCCCGCTCGAAGGGGTAGTGTGTTTCCCGTGGCTCAAGTTCCCCGCCTCGTCGGAGGAGTTCTGCTCGAGCCTGGTCGAAGCGGAAGACGTCCTGCTGGTGCCGGGTTCGCGTTTTGACACGGAGGGGCATTTCAGGATAGGCTTTGGATACGCGACGGAGAAGCTCGCGGAGGGACTCCGCAGGTTGACGCGCTTTACGAGGCGGTACGCGGGCCGCGGTTAG
- a CDS encoding alpha-hydroxy-acid oxidizing protein, whose protein sequence is MTLAEIREAARERLSGSCRVCRVCDGRTCRGEVPGFGGVGTGASFVNNVAALASLKLNMRVLHEAGDPDTGFMFFGRRLAFPILGAPVAGVKVNRLGALTEFELADAMICGPALAGSIGTGGDGGDPQVLDSGLQVIKRLASSGGGMVILKPRVQEEIVKRMKRVEEAGAVAVGVDVDAAAFINMTLTGQKVEPKSPAMIAELVDSTSLPFVVKGVMTVDEAEVVAEAGAAAIVVSNHGGRVLDHTPGTADVLPAISRAVRGRTLVLADGGVRSGADVLKMLALGADAVLVGRPLAVAAVGGGVDGVKAQMEQLGSELRTAMIMTGCASLTDVGPGVLV, encoded by the coding sequence ATGACTCTGGCCGAGATCAGGGAAGCGGCGAGGGAACGGCTCAGTGGCTCCTGTCGCGTGTGCAGGGTATGCGACGGCAGGACCTGCAGGGGCGAGGTCCCGGGATTCGGCGGCGTGGGGACAGGGGCCTCGTTCGTCAACAACGTTGCGGCGCTGGCGTCGCTGAAACTGAACATGCGTGTGCTTCACGAAGCCGGGGATCCCGATACCGGCTTCATGTTTTTCGGCAGGAGACTGGCCTTTCCCATACTGGGGGCGCCGGTCGCCGGCGTCAAGGTCAACCGTCTTGGCGCGCTGACCGAATTCGAGCTGGCTGACGCGATGATATGCGGCCCCGCGCTTGCTGGTAGCATCGGCACGGGCGGCGACGGCGGCGACCCGCAGGTTCTGGACTCGGGCCTGCAGGTGATAAAGCGGCTGGCATCGAGCGGTGGCGGGATGGTGATCCTGAAGCCCCGCGTGCAAGAAGAGATCGTCAAGCGGATGAAGCGGGTGGAGGAGGCCGGCGCCGTCGCAGTCGGCGTTGACGTGGACGCGGCCGCGTTCATAAACATGACGCTGACGGGACAGAAGGTCGAGCCGAAGTCGCCCGCGATGATAGCCGAGCTCGTGGACAGCACGTCGCTGCCATTCGTTGTCAAGGGCGTGATGACTGTCGATGAGGCGGAAGTCGTTGCGGAGGCGGGAGCGGCTGCCATTGTCGTATCCAACCACGGTGGCCGTGTGCTGGACCACACGCCCGGCACCGCCGACGTGCTACCCGCGATCTCGCGGGCCGTTCGCGGTCGCACTCTGGTGCTGGCCGACGGGGGCGTGAGATCTGGCGCGGATGTGCTGAAGATGCTCGCGCTCGGCGCCGATGCGGTACTCGTCGGCAGGCCCCTGGCTGTCGCTGCGGTGGGCGGTGGGGTCGATGGCGTGAAGGCCCAGATGGAACAACTGGGCAGCGAACTCAGGACCGCGATGATAATGACGGGTTGCGCCAGCCTGACCGATGTCGGCCCGGGTGTACTGGTATAA
- a CDS encoding DUF126 domain-containing protein, producing the protein MFECHPICRGVAEGDALVSSDNICFYLTDPTAGKVIEEGHSIEGESVAGKVLVFPGGKGSSVVQADGMYQLAVKGNSPSALIIEYPETVLVASAIIMEVPMVDRVDKEFYRVVKNGDKVKVDAEKGTITVVKAP; encoded by the coding sequence GTGTTCGAGTGCCATCCGATATGCCGCGGGGTGGCTGAGGGAGATGCGCTGGTCTCAAGCGACAACATCTGCTTTTACCTCACCGACCCCACCGCGGGGAAGGTCATAGAGGAAGGCCACTCTATAGAGGGTGAGAGCGTCGCGGGGAAGGTGCTCGTATTCCCCGGGGGCAAGGGGAGTTCGGTCGTCCAGGCGGACGGCATGTACCAGCTTGCCGTGAAGGGAAACTCCCCGAGCGCGCTGATTATCGAGTACCCGGAGACGGTCCTGGTTGCGTCCGCCATCATCATGGAGGTTCCCATGGTTGACCGCGTTGACAAGGAGTTCTACCGCGTTGTGAAGAACGGGGATAAAGTGAAGGTGGACGCGGAAAAAGGGACGATCACGGTCGTGAAGGCGCCGTGA
- a CDS encoding DUF521 domain-containing protein: MHLTGEERAMLDGKYGPGVATAMKVQVAIGEAFGAERMVPVSRAHVALSNQEADLWFVEKLVGGGATCRVPPTINPGFNLEYFQEVTSLSEADVEIITRTRRAYKAVGALLTYSCTPYLMDNIPRFGEIVAFSESSATPYVNSVWGARTNREAAQSALCAAVTGRVPEYGLLLDENRRGEVLVEVQAEIEDDFDYRLLGYCLPRKVAYGVPVFVGMPRTPSPEGLMNLGAELNTAGAVPMYHVAGVTPEAPTVEAAFGGGSPKQRVVITREDLQETRDSISKPPGKVDFALFGCPHFTISQVREIARMVERKKLKAELWIMTSSTTLELARRMGLLQIIRSAGGHIVDQTCMDQPCFHHLSGKVGVTESFKCAYYSKRRGMDFIIRSLRECVEAAIRGEAGE, encoded by the coding sequence GTGCACCTGACCGGTGAAGAAAGGGCGATGCTGGACGGCAAGTACGGGCCGGGCGTCGCCACGGCAATGAAGGTACAGGTCGCCATCGGCGAGGCGTTCGGCGCCGAGCGGATGGTTCCGGTGAGCCGCGCCCACGTGGCGTTGAGCAACCAGGAAGCCGACCTGTGGTTCGTCGAGAAGCTGGTGGGAGGCGGCGCCACCTGCCGCGTCCCGCCGACGATCAACCCGGGCTTCAACCTCGAGTATTTCCAGGAGGTAACGAGCCTCTCGGAGGCGGACGTCGAGATAATCACCCGCACGAGGAGGGCGTACAAGGCGGTGGGCGCGCTGCTGACATATAGCTGCACGCCGTACCTCATGGACAACATCCCGCGATTCGGCGAGATCGTGGCGTTCTCGGAGTCCAGCGCGACACCGTACGTAAACTCCGTCTGGGGCGCGCGTACGAACCGCGAGGCCGCGCAGAGCGCGCTGTGCGCAGCGGTGACGGGGAGGGTCCCGGAATACGGCCTCTTGCTTGACGAAAACCGGCGCGGCGAGGTACTGGTCGAAGTCCAGGCCGAGATCGAGGACGACTTCGACTACCGGCTGCTCGGCTATTGCCTGCCGCGCAAGGTGGCCTATGGCGTGCCGGTGTTCGTTGGGATGCCGCGGACTCCCAGCCCCGAGGGATTGATGAATCTGGGGGCGGAGCTTAACACCGCGGGCGCGGTGCCCATGTACCACGTCGCCGGCGTCACACCCGAGGCCCCGACGGTCGAGGCCGCCTTCGGGGGTGGGTCGCCGAAACAGCGCGTGGTGATCACCAGAGAGGACCTCCAGGAGACCCGCGATTCGATTTCGAAGCCGCCGGGGAAGGTGGATTTCGCCCTGTTCGGGTGCCCGCACTTCACGATCTCGCAGGTCCGTGAGATCGCGAGAATGGTCGAGAGGAAGAAGCTCAAGGCTGAGCTCTGGATCATGACGTCCTCCACGACGCTCGAACTCGCCAGGCGGATGGGTCTTTTGCAGATCATCAGGAGCGCGGGTGGCCACATAGTCGACCAGACCTGCATGGACCAGCCTTGCTTCCACCACCTCTCGGGCAAGGTGGGCGTCACCGAGTCGTTCAAGTGCGCCTACTACTCCAAACGGCGCGGCATGGACTTCATAATCCGCAGCCTACGGGAGTGCGTCGAGGCGGCGATCAGGGGTGAGGCCGGTGAGTAG
- the hutU gene encoding urocanate hydratase, with the protein MATAAARTVRAPRGGQLSCKGWEQEAAMRMICNNLDPEVAEKPEDLVVYGGRGKAARNWDCFEAIVETLKNLECDETLLVQSGKPVAVFRTHPAAPRVLISNSMLVPAWATWEKFWELEKMGLTMYGQMTAGSWIYIGTQGILQGTYETFAEMARQHFGGTLKGRLVITAGLGGMGGAQPLAVTMNEGVVICVEVDPSRIERRIKTRYCDVMTSSIDEALRMADEARAAGRPLSIGLLGNAAEVHPELVRRGIVPGAVTDQTSAHDPLGGYVPAGLTLAQAADLRVKDPKQYIERAKDSMVVHVRAMLDWQKKGSVVFDYGNNIRQQALERGLKNAFDFPGFVPAFIRPLFCEGKGPFRWVALSGDPEDIYRTDEAVLALFPEDKALARWLKMAKERVSFQGLPARICWLGYGERSKAGLKFNEMVRKGELKAPIVIGRDHLDSGSVASPNRETEAMKDGSDAIADWPILNALVNTSAGASWVSVHHGGGVGIGYSIHAGMVVVADGSSTAEEKLRRVLTTDPGTGVARHVDAGYDIAVKAARERGVKIPMLR; encoded by the coding sequence ATGGCGACTGCTGCAGCGCGCACCGTGAGGGCCCCGCGGGGCGGCCAGCTCTCGTGCAAGGGCTGGGAACAGGAAGCGGCCATGAGGATGATATGTAACAACCTCGATCCGGAAGTCGCCGAGAAGCCGGAGGACCTGGTGGTCTACGGCGGCCGCGGTAAGGCGGCGAGGAACTGGGATTGCTTCGAAGCGATCGTCGAGACGCTCAAGAACCTCGAGTGTGACGAGACGCTCCTCGTCCAATCAGGCAAACCCGTGGCGGTGTTTCGCACTCACCCGGCGGCGCCGCGCGTGCTTATCTCCAACTCCATGCTCGTGCCGGCGTGGGCCACGTGGGAGAAGTTCTGGGAACTCGAGAAGATGGGGCTCACCATGTACGGCCAGATGACTGCGGGCAGCTGGATTTACATCGGAACGCAGGGGATCCTGCAGGGCACGTACGAGACGTTCGCGGAGATGGCCCGCCAGCATTTCGGCGGGACGCTCAAGGGTCGGCTCGTCATCACCGCTGGCCTGGGAGGCATGGGTGGCGCGCAGCCCCTGGCCGTCACCATGAACGAGGGCGTCGTGATATGCGTTGAGGTCGACCCCTCCAGGATTGAAAGGCGCATCAAGACCAGGTACTGCGACGTCATGACTTCGAGCATAGACGAGGCCCTCAGGATGGCTGACGAGGCCAGGGCAGCCGGACGGCCGCTTTCGATCGGACTCCTGGGCAACGCCGCCGAGGTGCACCCTGAGCTTGTCAGGCGTGGCATCGTCCCCGGCGCCGTGACGGACCAGACCTCCGCCCACGACCCGCTGGGCGGTTACGTGCCGGCGGGGCTGACCCTCGCGCAAGCGGCTGACCTCCGGGTGAAGGACCCGAAGCAGTACATCGAACGCGCGAAGGACAGCATGGTCGTTCACGTCCGCGCCATGCTCGACTGGCAGAAGAAGGGCTCCGTGGTGTTCGATTACGGCAACAACATCCGGCAGCAGGCACTGGAGCGCGGACTCAAGAACGCGTTCGACTTCCCGGGGTTCGTGCCCGCCTTCATAAGACCCCTGTTCTGCGAGGGTAAGGGCCCGTTCAGGTGGGTCGCGCTCTCCGGAGACCCGGAGGACATATACAGGACGGACGAAGCTGTCCTGGCCCTGTTCCCCGAGGACAAGGCGCTCGCGCGCTGGCTCAAGATGGCTAAGGAGAGGGTCAGCTTCCAGGGTCTGCCCGCCAGGATATGCTGGCTCGGGTACGGTGAGCGCAGCAAGGCCGGCCTGAAGTTCAACGAGATGGTCCGGAAGGGCGAGCTGAAGGCCCCGATAGTCATCGGCAGGGATCACCTCGACTCCGGCTCCGTCGCTTCGCCCAACCGCGAGACGGAAGCGATGAAGGACGGCAGCGACGCGATCGCCGACTGGCCGATCTTGAACGCGCTCGTCAACACGTCGGCCGGCGCAAGCTGGGTTTCCGTGCACCACGGCGGCGGTGTGGGGATCGGGTACTCGATCCACGCGGGCATGGTCGTCGTGGCCGACGGCTCCAGCACGGCGGAGGAGAAGCTCCGCAGGGTACTCACCACCGACCCGGGGACCGGCGTCGCGCGCCACGTTGACGCCGGCTATGACATTGCGGTGAAGGCGGCCCGTGAGAGGGGCGTCAAGATACCGATGCTCCGCTAG
- a CDS encoding ABC transporter ATP-binding protein — MLRVQDLNVFYGGIHALRGVSLNVEEGEIVAIIGANGAGKSTLMRAVSGLIRARSGSIKFRDVDLLAKRPYDIVGLGICQVPEGRRIFANLSVLDNLEMGAFLRRDAAGTKQTLEKVFQLFPRLQERSKQRAGTLSGGEQQMLAIGRALMSNPRLLLMDEPSLGLAPILVKAIFGAIRDINRLGTTVLLVEQNARGALALSSRAYVMETGCIVREGPARALSTDPEIQKAYLGAASSA; from the coding sequence ATGCTCAGGGTGCAGGATCTCAACGTATTCTACGGTGGTATCCACGCGCTGAGGGGCGTCTCCTTGAACGTGGAGGAGGGGGAGATCGTCGCCATCATCGGGGCAAACGGCGCAGGGAAATCCACTCTGATGAGGGCCGTCTCCGGCCTCATTCGCGCGCGCAGCGGGTCCATCAAGTTTCGCGACGTTGACCTCCTCGCGAAGCGACCGTACGATATCGTGGGGCTGGGGATCTGCCAGGTCCCCGAGGGAAGGCGTATCTTCGCCAACCTGTCCGTCCTGGATAACCTGGAGATGGGGGCGTTCTTGCGGAGGGACGCTGCCGGCACCAAGCAGACCCTGGAGAAGGTATTCCAGTTGTTCCCCAGGCTCCAGGAGAGGTCGAAACAGCGGGCCGGCACGCTGTCAGGCGGCGAGCAGCAGATGCTCGCCATCGGCAGGGCGCTCATGTCCAACCCGCGGCTCCTGCTGATGGACGAACCGTCCCTGGGCCTCGCCCCGATACTCGTCAAGGCCATCTTTGGGGCGATACGGGACATCAACAGGCTGGGCACTACTGTCCTGCTGGTGGAGCAGAATGCGCGGGGCGCGCTGGCGCTCTCGAGCCGCGCCTACGTGATGGAAACGGGGTGCATAGTCAGGGAGGGGCCCGCGCGGGCGCTTTCCACGGACCCCGAGATTCAAAAGGCATACCTGGGAGCCGCCTCGTCAGCCTGA
- a CDS encoding ABC transporter ATP-binding protein yields the protein MPDILVTRNLSRSFGGLVAVDDFNLAVEKGELIGLIGPNGAGKTTVFNLLTGLYKPTTGTIAFDGKDVTGFPPFRLAELGMARTFQNIRLFSNLTVFDNVLTACHGQAGYSIADAVFRTPRFRREHAELTKRADTLLEWVRLDTRKDEIARNLPYGHQRRLEIARALALGPALLLLDEPAAGMNPKESADLVEFILRIRRELDLTILLIEHHMDIVMRICERVIVLNFGKTIAQGSPGEIQANPEVITAYLGEGEEIA from the coding sequence ATGCCGGATATCCTGGTCACCAGGAATTTGAGCAGGTCGTTCGGCGGGCTGGTCGCCGTGGATGACTTCAACCTGGCAGTCGAGAAGGGCGAGCTCATCGGGCTGATAGGCCCTAACGGCGCCGGCAAGACCACTGTGTTCAACCTGTTGACCGGGCTCTACAAGCCGACGACAGGAACCATAGCGTTCGACGGAAAGGACGTGACCGGTTTTCCCCCGTTCCGCCTCGCCGAACTCGGCATGGCCCGTACGTTCCAGAACATAAGGTTGTTCTCAAACCTCACGGTTTTCGATAACGTGCTTACCGCCTGCCACGGCCAGGCAGGCTACTCGATCGCGGACGCCGTGTTCAGGACCCCCAGGTTCAGGCGCGAGCATGCAGAACTCACGAAGAGGGCCGACACGCTCCTCGAGTGGGTGCGCCTCGACACGCGCAAGGACGAGATCGCGAGGAACCTTCCTTACGGCCACCAGCGGCGTCTCGAAATCGCCCGGGCACTCGCCCTCGGCCCGGCGCTGCTGCTTCTGGACGAGCCCGCCGCGGGCATGAACCCGAAGGAGTCGGCCGATCTCGTGGAGTTCATCCTCCGGATCAGGCGGGAGCTCGATTTGACCATCCTGCTGATCGAGCACCACATGGACATCGTCATGCGGATCTGCGAGCGGGTGATCGTGCTCAACTTCGGGAAGACGATCGCCCAGGGGAGCCCCGGGGAGATTCAGGCGAATCCCGAGGTAATCACCGCCTACCTGGGTGAAGGGGAGGAGATCGCCTGA